CCCTCATGTTCTATTGTCATCCTAGAAAAGACCACTACTTCCGAGTTTAACCTTCAATTAGTCGTCTGTCTGTATAGAACGTACAGTGCACATTATGCATATGTAACAGATATGGCTGCATGGATGTAGATAAATGTACAGAGTTATCTAACGGGTAACGATTAGGCCTACAGTTGTAATCAGTTGGTTGATAACCTCTCATTTAGTCGTCATGTACATGTTTGTGGGTTCATGTTTTGCTAGTGTCTCATGACTTTGGTCACTTTGTCACATTTTTCCTCTGACTGGCTTTTCCACAGTAGCATCTTGAGGTATTTAGCCTGAATGTTGGTTTGTAAAAGACTATATGGCCTGTGTGAACTTTTAGACAAAACTGTTTTACTTCCCAACTGGTACAGGCAGTTCTTTGGCATTCACAGTAGCTCTTGTGTAGAAATGAgtaaatgtactgtatatgtactaGTTATCCATTTGTTGTGTTGCGGCGGGGGATTTTGTTGTGAATTTAACTATATGATTGTCTCAGGTTGAAGATTACACGTTTCAAATAAATGAGATGAAGGATCTGTTCAAGAGGAGATCCAATGACTTCAACATGATTGAAGACGGAATGAGGAAAATTAAGGAGTTTCAGAAGCGGAAAGCTGAGATGGAACAGGAGCTGAGTGATGTGAGGGAAatagaaattttgcccattaacagttttttttaagataatattTGACTGTCATTAATAACATATTCTTTTTTTGTAGATTACAGAAAGTATGGAGATTGCTAACAAAGAGCATAGAGAAAACCTTAACAAAATGGAGtataaattcttcaaggaaaagGCAAGTATCAAAGAAATCTTATCAATGTGGAAGGTGATGACTAAAAATGCCGGGAAGTAACTGTATAATGTACTTGAACATGCTTTACTGAAATAGTATAGTGATCTGACTCATGATGAAAAAATAGCTTGACGCTCAAGGTGTCCCAGATGTAACCATGAGTGACATTTGTATATTGCCTCATAGGCTCGCTTGGAGAGAGAAGCTGAGCAAACGATAGCCCTGGTTGTGGAGAAGGCCCACAATGAAGCCGTTGTGTGAGTGTGTTTCCGCTGTCCCTACACACTCTAATTTTATTCTTCAGCGGTACCTGCAGGGAACCCCCGAAGGCAAAGGATAAATAATTTTTGCttataaatgtatatgtatatgaatcTATGTATAACTATAACTGATGTTATTTTCTTGACCACAGTGGTTTGTCATGTTCATGATAGTGTACATCACCTTAGCCAATGATCACATCCTCAGCCATCCCTGAATTTCCCACAGGGAGGGAGTTTATTACTCTTGAGGCCGTAAGTTTAGTTATTTTTTACAGCTCATAAAACATCAACATTGATACTGGTGTGGTCCTATTTGCTTTGGTCTTAGTTTCAGTAATTGATTTAATTTTGAACATTCAGCTTGTGTTCTGTACAAGTATACTGTTCCAGTTAAGTCAGAAAATGTTTCTTCGAAGTCCCTATTTCAACTCTCTAAACCTTTGTTTAATTCTACTTTTACTATGATAGATGTAAGACCACATGGTAgaactaaaaaatatatatatatatatattctggaTCTATTTGTGATCCATTTGTTTTCTCTGACATCCATTTAGTCAGCTGGATGATGCCTCACGATCAGTTTTTAAGGAGAACGTACGCCTGAATGAAGCGCTTAAACATCATACAAGGGAGGCAGATGAGTTGCAGAAACTGACAGATTCCCTGGTTAAGGAAAATGCCACCCTGACACTGGACAAGGTATGTTGGAAACACGGGACAGCAAACAGCAGTCTTACTATGCGGCACCAGCATGTCTTGGATAGAGAGCATTCATCTCCCAAAAAGTCATTTTGAAGCacttcagttatgaaatatatgtTAGATCTGTCCAGCAAatatttcaggtgttttttttcccttgtgtTGTTTACTTGTGCTGTCCCTGTGTATTTAACTTGTGGTCCTTCTCCTGTCCCCCCTCCTGACTACTACCCGGCCTCTCAGTGGCCAGTGGTTGTGGTGAGTTTCCACTGATGTATGACTTCAAATTCAGTGGTTTCTCCTTTGCTGATTTCTTTCACTAATtctttaaaacaaataaatatcagGCACATTAATCTTACCTCAGATGATGACAGCTGATCAAGAGAGTAAAGTCACTTGTTTAAACTTGAGCAAGTCACTCAACAGTACTGACCATAACACTAATACAGTAGTTATCTGTTGAAGTTGTCATGCATTTTACTATGTGTGTCTTCTGTCTACTCTCCTAGAATGCGTATGAGGTGATGGCAAAGAAGAATACTGTTCAGATGAAAGCTCAAGAAGAGGAGCTATCTAAACTGAAGACTAAAGTTACCTCCCTGGAGCAGGCTCTCAGGCAAAAAGCAGAGGAATCTGAGCgggagcaggaaaaacaaaagaagatgATGTCGGTTATGACCCAAGCCAGTCAGGTAGAGTTGGTGAAAATGCAGAAAGTGCTTGCCATGCGGGAAAAGGAACTGGGGCACATCAAACGTCTAGCAGGCACCATCGTCAAGCAGCGGACAGAGCTGGAGCAGTTCTTCCATGAGGCACTGGCTCAGGTGAAGCATGAGATCATGGCCAGCAGGTCACAATACAAAAAGGAGGCTCTACAGGCCTATCGTTGGACACTGAGAGGAGCCACAGAAGGAAAGCTCAAGTTTCCACCAATACGCACCTTCCATAAAGGCCCTCACAGCACCAACTCTGTCTACTCAGACATGGAGGCAGCAGCTAGGTGGTAGGTCCTCTATTTCCTGCCATTTTTAAAAACTACTATGTAATATCTTTAATCTCTTGCTTGCAAACACTCACAAACTAGTCCTCCTCACCCCCATTTACTGTCTGCATCCTCTTTGACAGTAAGAACAAGTGGTAGAGCTTCACATTCATTTTCCTGCATGTTTATCTAGGACACATCGACCTGGCAGCAATATTGAAATCTCAGAGCTTACTTGGGAGCAGAAGGAGCAAGTTCTGAGGCTTCTCTTTGCAAAAATGAATGGACAGACACAAAGGTAATTTATAATTTCAATATTTAGATTATTTGTTGTAGTAAAAGACTTGCTTGTCAATCAGCAACTCATTTCATCCCAGATGTGGGTGTACAAGCCACTTGTAATCCCAGAAAATGAACTAAACACTTCAGATCATTTACCTTCTAAGAACGAAATGCTGTGACACCACATAGTAGTCCAGGCTGAACCTCTGGTGACTCCtccctttttttaatgttttaaacagCCATTTTCTCTGCAGAAGAGGATACCATAAAACATCAGTTAGGCCTTAACCAATTTTCTTTTCCATGCAGCTGCTTAAAAAGAATGAAGAAAGAGTCTGGGCACAATAGTAAAAATAGGCCCAGCCGCAGAGTCGTGTGCTTGGAAACAAACATCTGGTCACGTCGATTTGCTTTCAGCCTATTGGCCCCTCTTCACGTGCCCTCCgagtttattttgttctttgaacacttgTGGTCAGAGAGCAGCTGGTAACATGATTTTCAAAAAAGGAGTGTGCAGGGGATCTGAATGTATGGGGCTATGGCAGGCAGGATACATATATTCATGTTAGCAGTGGTCTGGCACCTAGTCCTGCAGAATAACACAGAACATTTGGCGACTCTAGAGAGTCAGCTTGCACTGACCAAGTCCATGTGCATTGTGCTGACCCAGAGTAACCTCTTCTCAAGACGGACTGCAGGTCTAAGTGAAATGACACCAGTGTGCAAAAACATGTCTCTTCACTATGAGGTTTTGTATTTAACTGCAACTCTGCATtttcctgatagaaaaaccagccAACatttggttttgtctgcctccactGAGAAGAAGAACCTTACTGACAGTGATGCTGCCGGGTAAGACACTAAAGGAATGTACGAGAATAAAAGCTGTACCTCATCCTTGCAATTATGAAGTCTGTGCAGATTTATTGGTCCCACATTCCATGTTTAGCTGAAAAAGCAGTGGCTGTGAGAACCTGAGAAAGTGAGAGTGCTTACATGTGATTTATCAGTTGCATTCTGAAGTTGCATAATAACGACTGTCTTTCAGAATTAGAGAGGAGACGTCCCAAGCGACCTTCATCACCCAGGCGCCTGAGTCCGTTCTGCCCTCGAATCCAAACAGCCTACCGGATATGCATCCCACATGACCTCTGTGTCGCCTCTTCATCGCACATCGCTCGCTGCATTGTTTGCGTCTGCTTTATAAGCTTCCCACAGACTGGAGAATACAACATGTTTGCTTCTGCTTGCAATAAAACCCTTAccacgtgtgtgtatatatggctTATGAGTACTGCCCTTTACATATTACACTTCTTAGAATTTTTTACAActcatttacatatttttgttcATAGGCCTCAATTTAAAGTGACACTGACCACAAAAACAAATACGCAAGAAAAATAATACACTAAATGAtcagaaacacacacaatacaatgTGTCTCACAGGTGAGCTTCATTTATAAAAGAGGGATTTGtacaatattgtgaaaataaACAATGTAGTGGAAGAAATATAGCTCTGTACATGTCGTTTGGACGGATTAAGTGTTGGCCatatcatatacatacatatatatatatatatatatatatatatatatatatatatatatatatatatatatatatatatatatatatatatattagttgaATATAACTAGGATATAAAAAGGGAATTAGGATTTAACAACTATAAAACAATTCCCACTGAACATGAGGCCTAAGCTGATGAGTCTATGGAAGGATATCTTTTTTTGTTCTAGTTCAGAAAAATACTGTATGTAGTGTAGTTAGCGTCCCATTGTCGGCATGGTAACCGCAGGACTTTTCAAAGTGGCATCTTCAGCTTTCCATTGTGAGGTGACAGTTTTTATCTGTGTGTAGAACTGGAttccctgcaaaaaaaaaatttaaaaatttgcatCGAGACTTACAGCTACTACCAATGACAATAGATACATCCGTTTCTTTCATACTTACTTGCTTTCCGTAGAAGTTCATGTCACCTCTGAAGGATCCTCTTGATCCAGTAAATGAGAACATCGGCAGCGGAACGGGGATTGGAACATTGACTCCAACCTGCAGAAAACAAGTTTCTCCTCTTTCATTTTCATAAGTGTAAGTTTTGTATAACAATTCCTCGGGATCCCAAATTGCTAGGATGAGTAAGATGCGGCTGATGGGAGATGTGGTCCTGCTATACCATTTAAAAAACAAGCTTACATGATAGCACAAAACAAAGCTAAACCTGCGGCTTATATTTGCAGTTTTGAAAGAACGGCACGCTCTTATGAAAGgggagaaaaactaaataaaacattttgttatGAACGCAATAGAAACATGGCATGGTTGGTTTAGAATGTTTGAAACTGCAAGAGTAAGTTTGGACACACTAAGACCTTTTggcttggaggaaaaaaaaaggaaaacactgTAGATGTTTGTTGCAACGAGGTTTGGAGAGGAGGACAGCACATGGCCTGCACAGCATTCCCCGACATGTGAACAGCAAACACAGGGCATAACTAAGATCcacaggcaaacaaacagggtAAAGCTGTCCATATTTATGCAAAAAGGCTGAACAGGACTAAGGAATCCCGTTtgagtttaatttaagatttcCCCTACTCGAAGAGTTTCCAGAAAAATGTTTCTATGTCCCCCTGTTTTCGCTGAACAGACACGTGTTTGCTGTGGCTATTTGTAGTCTTGACTTGGTGGGAAGTGGAGGGAAAAGGGGCTGCCAGATGTGTATATTTTAGGTTAGGGGCAAACAAGGCTATACTTGACATagaaaataattgtttttttacAGAGTGTGAAGGCTTTCAACCAGAAATGTGATGTGCTCTGTGTTTGGGATGCTGTTTAGACATGACAGAGCAATGTGAATGTCTCCTTTCTCCCAAAACAGAGGAGCACATTTGGAGGCTGCAGCCACTCACCTGGCCCACGTCCACCTCATGAGTGTATTTGCGCGCAGTGGCACCATTTGTGGTGAAGATAGCCGTGCCGTTGCCATAGGGGTTGTTGTTGACCATACTGATGGCATCATCCAGAGTGTCTGCCTCGAGAACCACTAACACAGGCCCGAAGATCTCCTCAGTGTAGCACTTCATCTCAGGCTGTGTGAGCAGACAAGATCAACACTGTAACAAGTAGATGAGTAGATCTGGAACTGTTTTTACTTTATGTTAAAGGCGATCTGATCTGATCACATACAGTGGTGGATAAATGTTTGTGAACACCACATGCATTTGAGATGTATCGCAGAATCACTTTTAATTCATTGAACTGTGCAAGTATAGTTCCATTCTCCAAAatcacatgctcccttctgcgcatgctctgttccatcgaggtcaaaaccgGATGTTTCagaaagataatgaaacacatccaggacatgatgttgaaactgtcaagaatttagttttgttattttttcttgttaagaatagacaaaaaaaataatttccatttgtttgtgtctgtctgatgcagccacacctattgaaacacaaaaaagatttgtATACAAATATTACATGATAACTTTTAAAATTGTGTAAAACTTTAAACCTTTTTCTACTATTGTGGACAATGTTAATTTGATGTGATCTGCTTTTCAGAGGAATGATGTCATCTCTGTCCAAATTTTCCTACTCCCCTGATATTACATTTTCTGAGTTGCTGAATAATGAGTTGTTTGTAGGATTAATGTTCCTAAATTCATGAGTGTATTTAAGCCCAGTTAAAGCAGTCAGCTCTAAAAGTGTTCAGTTACTCTATTTTAACCTGCAGAAATGTGTGAGATGTGTTTTGCACaaagacatgacaactgaaaacacATTTGCATTGCCTCAATATAgcaacttaacctcctaagacccaagaaatgtcagcaaagtgcaagctttttttgtttttttattaaataagtgcctatattggaaacatcatgatgtaacagttttttcagatgcagtttttaaaatttttatggaacgtcctttgtggtggatagttttcttttctttttttttttttttttttttgtataaagttgtgaaactcttgtccacagatgtgaacagaaaacccacagctgggtcttaggaggttaaagaggtGTCTGTATGTGTCCCAGTGTGAGTAATCCTAGTTTTACCAATCATTGTGTGTGGCGCAATTAGGAAAATGTGGACATTTACTTCATCAGTGAGCAAGTGTGGTTCCGGTTTTTTCTCATTGTTGTCGACATATTGGAAAAACACAGGTTTCTTTTCAAAtaacaaccaaaaaataaacaTCAATGTCATGGCCCTCATTCCAGGGGAAATCTTATTTGCT
This portion of the Sphaeramia orbicularis chromosome 22, fSphaOr1.1, whole genome shotgun sequence genome encodes:
- the LOC115413865 gene encoding basal body-orientation factor 1-like — encoded protein: MPKKKASKVKRAKAGKGKKDGKQESKADKETDFEKAKANAALWELRLKVTDQSLVQHRDSCRKLARANEELTNQLFRMEKETIDMTGFFKRQHDAKEEKINMLVESLKNQEILAGEQQNKLVEDYTFQINEMKDLFKRRSNDFNMIEDGMRKIKEFQKRKAEMEQELSDITESMEIANKEHRENLNKMEYKFFKEKARLEREAEQTIALVVEKAHNEAVVQLDDASRSVFKENVRLNEALKHHTREADELQKLTDSLVKENATLTLDKNAYEVMAKKNTVQMKAQEEELSKLKTKVTSLEQALRQKAEESEREQEKQKKMMSVMTQASQVELVKMQKVLAMREKELGHIKRLAGTIVKQRTELEQFFHEALAQVKHEIMASRSQYKKEALQAYRWTLRGATEGKLKFPPIRTFHKGPHSTNSVYSDMEAAARWTHRPGSNIEISELTWEQKEQVLRLLFAKMNGQTQRKTSQHLVLSASTEKKNLTDKLERRRPKRPSSPRRLSPFCPRIQTAYRICIPHDLCVASSSHIARCIVCVCFISFPQTGEYNMFASACNKTLTTCVYIWLMSTALYILHFLEFFTTHLHIFVHRPQFKVTLTTKTNTQEK